The Brachybacterium huguangmaarense genome contains a region encoding:
- a CDS encoding integrase core domain-containing protein encodes MVIALHGYHKALPHVGNDQAPVTSREKIVASHGGQRTFRHLLRSSNEAVRDHSRFQPGPPRSVDDVECFTLAWIDRYNSARPHTRLGNAPPAEYEAAHCAEPTKSSRPAMTPA; translated from the coding sequence GTGGTCATCGCCCTACACGGATACCACAAGGCTTTGCCGCATGTTGGCAATGACCAGGCGCCGGTAACCAGTCGCGAGAAGATCGTCGCTTCCCACGGCGGACAGCGCACTTTTAGACACCTCCTGCGTTCGTCAAACGAAGCGGTCCGGGATCATTCCCGGTTTCAGCCCGGACCGCCGCGATCCGTCGACGACGTCGAGTGCTTCACCCTGGCCTGGATCGACAGGTACAACAGCGCCCGCCCGCACACCCGCCTCGGCAACGCCCCACCCGCCGAGTACGAGGCAGCGCACTGCGCTGAGCCTACCAAGTCATCGCGACCGGCAATGACACCTGCATAG
- a CDS encoding general stress protein, whose protein sequence is MSHPSPLPPTASAHYQVLRTVPSYDQAQRLVDRLSDAGFPVEHVRLVGTDLRLVEQVTGRMTYGKAALYGAASGAWLGLLIGLLLGLFTVVGWLSVILWAVLLGAVWGLIFGLLGHAATGGRRDFSSVQGLEASSYEILVEAEYVEAATAKLDASRPTT, encoded by the coding sequence ATGTCCCATCCCTCCCCTCTTCCACCCACTGCTTCGGCTCATTACCAGGTCCTGCGCACAGTGCCCTCCTATGACCAGGCTCAGCGCCTTGTCGATCGACTCTCCGACGCCGGGTTCCCGGTTGAGCACGTGCGCTTGGTCGGCACCGATCTGCGCCTGGTTGAACAGGTCACCGGGCGGATGACCTACGGCAAGGCCGCCCTGTACGGGGCCGCCTCCGGGGCCTGGCTGGGATTGCTCATTGGCTTGCTGTTGGGTCTTTTCACGGTCGTGGGGTGGCTGTCGGTAATCCTGTGGGCGGTGCTCCTGGGCGCGGTGTGGGGGCTGATCTTCGGGTTGCTGGGCCACGCGGCCACCGGCGGGCGCCGGGACTTCAGTAGCGTCCAGGGCCTGGAGGCGTCCTCCTACGAGATCCTCGTGGAGGCCGAGTACGTCGAGGCGGCCACGGCCAAGCTCGACGCCAGCCGTCCCACGACTTGA
- a CDS encoding nicotinate phosphoribosyltransferase — translation MTTALLTDMYELTMLDAAIADGTVSRRAVFETFSRRLPAGRRFGMVGGTGRLLDLLRDFRFDEADLRFLRDHRIVSEATAAHLADFRFTGTITALPEGEVYWPHTPVLTVHGTFGEALILETVVLSVLNHDSAVASAAARMVIAAQGRPLIEMGSRRVHERAAVAAARAAYVAGFATTSNLEAGRSFGVPVAGTAAHASVLARPSEREAFAAQVAQSGPDTTILVDTYDIAEGIRTAIDVAGTGLRAIRLDSGDLLVESRKARDLLDSLGAPDTKVSVTSDLDEYLIEELQGAPIDIYGVGTRVATGSGAATAGMVYKLVAIEGADGSMRSVAKKSTSKTSTGGDKTVSRFEDGREVWTLDGTVPDGATGVHETLVDHGDFLAQDRAGTERARQRAAAAIAALPPRAAKIAHGEAFRTSEEWEQA, via the coding sequence ATGACCACCGCGCTGCTGACCGACATGTACGAGCTGACGATGCTCGACGCGGCGATCGCCGACGGGACCGTCTCCCGCCGCGCGGTCTTCGAGACCTTCTCGCGCCGGCTGCCCGCCGGACGGCGCTTCGGCATGGTCGGCGGCACCGGCCGCCTCCTCGACCTGCTGCGCGACTTCCGCTTCGACGAGGCCGACCTGCGCTTCCTGCGCGACCACCGCATCGTCTCCGAGGCCACCGCGGCCCACCTCGCGGACTTCCGCTTCACCGGCACCATCACCGCCCTGCCCGAGGGCGAGGTGTACTGGCCCCACACGCCCGTGCTCACCGTGCACGGCACCTTCGGGGAGGCGCTCATCCTCGAGACCGTCGTGCTGTCGGTCCTCAACCACGACTCGGCCGTCGCGAGCGCCGCGGCGCGCATGGTGATCGCCGCCCAGGGCCGTCCGCTCATCGAGATGGGGTCGCGGCGCGTGCACGAGCGGGCGGCGGTGGCCGCGGCCCGCGCGGCGTACGTCGCCGGCTTCGCGACCACGTCCAACCTCGAGGCCGGTCGCAGCTTCGGCGTGCCGGTCGCGGGCACCGCCGCCCACGCCTCGGTGCTCGCCCGGCCCAGCGAGCGCGAGGCCTTCGCGGCGCAGGTCGCCCAGTCCGGTCCCGACACCACGATCCTCGTGGACACCTACGACATCGCCGAGGGCATCCGCACCGCGATCGACGTCGCCGGGACGGGCCTGCGAGCCATCCGCCTCGACTCGGGCGACCTGCTCGTCGAGTCGCGCAAGGCCCGCGACCTGCTCGACTCCCTCGGTGCCCCGGACACGAAGGTCTCGGTGACGAGCGACCTCGACGAGTACCTCATCGAGGAGCTGCAGGGCGCCCCCATCGACATCTACGGCGTGGGCACGCGCGTGGCCACCGGCTCCGGCGCCGCGACCGCCGGCATGGTCTACAAGCTCGTCGCGATCGAGGGCGCCGACGGCTCCATGCGATCGGTCGCCAAGAAGTCCACCTCCAAGACCTCCACCGGCGGCGACAAGACCGTGTCGCGCTTCGAGGACGGCCGTGAGGTGTGGACCCTCGACGGCACCGTGCCCGACGGCGCGACCGGGGTGCACGAGACCCTCGTGGACCACGGCGACTTCCTCGCCCAGGACCGCGCGGGCACCGAGCGTGCCCGGCAGCGGGCCGCCGCGGCCATCGCGGCCCTCCCGCCGCGCGCCGCGAAGATCGCCCACGGCGAGGCCTTCCGCACGAGCGAGGAGTGGGAGCAGGCATGA
- the orn gene encoding oligoribonuclease, translated as MSTTTSSTADRIIWVDCEMTGLDKQRDALVEIAVLVTDGDLTILGPGVDVVIKPPAEALAQMNDFVRAMHTDSGLIDELDGGMSLEDAQAECLGYVRQYCPEPGKAPLAGNSVGTDRVFLDKEVPEFADWLSYRTIDVSSLKELAKRWFPRVFYNTPAKHGGHRALADIRESIQELKFYREVLMVPEPGPTSEQVRTAARRFEITPDGEPVQAGSLPAPHPAVPWLDLPAHRTWLEGEADELLVFGSEAVRDDGGFAWLDETGAPDLSRPSELWITCRMTHCFALGHLMGRPDFGRFADHGIASLRGVFRDEVNGGWYAAVADGKPVDDSKQAYAHAFVVLAASSATAAGRPGAQALLDEALAVLDERFFDEKAGMSVDVYNRDFSELEEYRGINANMHTVEALLAAADVTGERKWLDRAVGILTRAIDEFARGNDWALPEHFDVEWTPLLEYNRSEPNHPFRPYGATVGHWIEWARLALQARAALIGLDGSAPEWMLEASTALLDKAAATWGIDGEPGFVYTVDWDGEPVAHERMHWVAAEAVGAASTMYRVTGERIWAERYEHWWEYISTYLLDAEQGSWFHELDADNVVQGNTWPGKPDIYHALQATLLPRLPVTPTFAAALRDGKLDADLR; from the coding sequence GTGAGCACAACGACTTCCAGCACGGCAGACCGGATCATCTGGGTGGACTGCGAGATGACCGGACTCGACAAGCAGCGCGACGCGCTCGTCGAGATCGCGGTCCTCGTCACCGACGGCGATCTGACCATCCTCGGCCCCGGCGTCGACGTCGTCATCAAGCCGCCGGCCGAGGCCCTCGCGCAGATGAACGACTTCGTCCGGGCCATGCACACCGACTCGGGGCTCATCGACGAGCTCGACGGCGGCATGAGCCTCGAGGACGCCCAGGCCGAGTGCCTGGGCTACGTGCGCCAGTACTGCCCCGAGCCCGGCAAGGCGCCGCTCGCGGGCAACAGCGTCGGCACCGACCGCGTGTTCCTCGACAAGGAGGTGCCCGAGTTCGCCGACTGGCTGTCCTACCGCACCATCGACGTGTCGAGCCTCAAGGAGCTCGCCAAGCGCTGGTTCCCCCGCGTCTTCTACAACACGCCCGCCAAGCACGGCGGCCACCGCGCTCTCGCGGACATCCGCGAGTCCATCCAGGAGCTCAAGTTCTATCGAGAGGTTCTCATGGTCCCCGAACCCGGTCCCACGTCGGAGCAGGTGCGCACCGCCGCGCGCCGCTTCGAGATCACCCCTGACGGCGAGCCGGTGCAGGCCGGCTCGCTCCCGGCGCCGCATCCTGCCGTGCCGTGGCTGGATCTGCCCGCCCACCGCACGTGGCTCGAGGGCGAGGCCGACGAGCTGCTCGTGTTCGGCTCCGAGGCCGTGCGCGACGACGGCGGCTTCGCGTGGCTCGACGAGACCGGCGCGCCGGATCTGTCGCGTCCGTCGGAGCTGTGGATCACGTGCCGCATGACCCACTGCTTCGCGCTCGGCCACCTCATGGGCCGGCCCGACTTCGGGCGCTTCGCCGACCACGGGATCGCGTCGCTGCGCGGCGTGTTCCGCGACGAGGTCAACGGCGGCTGGTACGCCGCGGTGGCCGACGGCAAGCCCGTGGACGACTCCAAGCAGGCCTACGCGCACGCCTTCGTGGTGCTGGCCGCGTCGTCGGCGACGGCCGCGGGGCGTCCCGGGGCGCAGGCGCTGCTCGACGAGGCGCTCGCCGTGCTCGACGAGAGGTTCTTCGACGAGAAGGCCGGCATGAGCGTGGACGTGTACAACCGCGACTTCTCCGAGCTCGAGGAGTACCGCGGGATCAATGCCAACATGCACACCGTCGAGGCGCTGCTCGCGGCGGCCGACGTGACGGGCGAGCGGAAGTGGCTCGATCGCGCGGTCGGGATCCTGACCCGCGCGATCGACGAGTTCGCGCGCGGCAACGACTGGGCGCTGCCCGAGCATTTCGATGTCGAGTGGACGCCGCTGTTGGAGTACAACCGGTCCGAGCCCAACCACCCGTTCCGGCCCTACGGCGCGACCGTCGGGCACTGGATCGAGTGGGCGCGCCTGGCTCTGCAGGCCCGTGCCGCGCTGATCGGCCTCGACGGGAGCGCGCCGGAGTGGATGCTCGAGGCCTCGACCGCGCTCCTGGACAAGGCCGCGGCGACGTGGGGCATCGACGGCGAGCCCGGCTTCGTCTACACGGTGGACTGGGACGGCGAGCCCGTCGCCCACGAGCGCATGCACTGGGTTGCGGCGGAGGCCGTCGGCGCCGCGTCGACGATGTACCGCGTGACCGGCGAGCGGATCTGGGCCGAACGCTACGAGCATTGGTGGGAGTACATCTCCACCTACCTGCTCGATGCAGAGCAGGGCTCGTGGTTCCACGAGCTCGATGCCGACAACGTCGTGCAGGGCAACACGTGGCCCGGCAAGCCCGACATCTACCACGCCCTGCAGGCCACGCTCCTGCCCCGCCTGCCCGTGACGCCCACGTTCGCAGCGGCGCTGCGCGACGGGAAGCTCGACGCCGACCTGCGCTGA
- a CDS encoding FAD-dependent oxidoreductase: MSDTPAANRRQVAQAETPDTIGAFPRLSDEQIAVLLVRGQRRTLTDGEVLIQPGEHPSSLYVVLEGHLLTADTELAADPRHSDESLAVEVHGRGRFVGDVGLLEGQPSFVFVSAIGAAEVVEVPVDELEAIVTSDLLLGEIILRAYLIRRSLAIGAGAGLRIVGSCFSPRTRDLLDFIARNRLPHRLVDLDEDEKAERLVRQLGATVADFPLVILGGSRTVLGATPARLAEELGMRPPAPPATCDVVVVGAGPAGLAAAVYAASDGLSVYLCDAVATGGQAGTSAKIENYLGFPAGISGTELADRSLLQVRKFGATLDIPTTVQEVVEDEDRFRVIFEDGSEVTSDVVVLATGVRYRSLPAAGLDRFQTSNLFYAATAQEARMCVDTPVAVVGGGNSAGQAALFFARTSSRVHLVVRAAD, from the coding sequence ATGAGTGACACGCCCGCCGCCAACCGCCGCCAGGTCGCTCAGGCCGAGACGCCTGACACCATCGGCGCCTTCCCACGGCTCAGCGACGAGCAGATCGCGGTGCTGCTCGTACGAGGGCAGCGCCGCACACTCACCGACGGGGAGGTTCTCATCCAGCCCGGCGAGCACCCGTCCTCCCTCTATGTCGTCCTGGAAGGGCACCTGCTGACGGCGGACACCGAGCTTGCGGCGGATCCGCGTCACTCCGATGAGTCGTTGGCGGTCGAGGTGCACGGCCGCGGCCGGTTCGTGGGGGATGTCGGGCTGCTGGAAGGACAACCGTCTTTCGTGTTCGTCTCCGCCATCGGCGCCGCCGAGGTGGTGGAGGTGCCCGTCGATGAGCTGGAGGCCATCGTCACCTCGGATCTGCTGTTGGGTGAGATCATCCTGCGGGCCTACCTCATCCGCCGCTCCCTGGCCATCGGGGCGGGAGCGGGCCTGCGGATCGTCGGCTCCTGCTTCTCCCCGCGGACCCGGGATCTGCTGGACTTCATCGCACGAAACCGGCTGCCCCACCGGCTGGTGGACCTGGATGAGGACGAGAAAGCGGAGCGGCTGGTCCGCCAGCTCGGCGCCACCGTCGCCGACTTCCCGCTGGTGATCCTCGGCGGCTCGCGCACCGTCCTGGGTGCCACCCCGGCACGGCTTGCCGAAGAGTTGGGGATGCGCCCGCCCGCCCCACCGGCCACCTGCGATGTGGTGGTCGTCGGCGCTGGGCCGGCTGGTCTTGCCGCGGCGGTGTACGCAGCCTCCGATGGGTTGTCGGTCTACCTGTGCGACGCGGTCGCCACCGGCGGGCAGGCGGGAACGTCAGCGAAGATCGAAAACTATCTGGGGTTTCCCGCCGGAATCTCCGGCACTGAGCTCGCCGACCGCAGCCTCCTGCAAGTGCGCAAGTTCGGTGCCACGTTGGACATCCCGACCACGGTCCAGGAGGTCGTGGAAGATGAGGACCGCTTCCGGGTGATCTTCGAAGATGGCAGTGAGGTCACCTCAGATGTGGTGGTCCTTGCCACCGGGGTGCGATACCGCTCGCTTCCCGCCGCGGGGCTGGACCGGTTCCAGACCTCGAACTTGTTCTACGCGGCAACAGCGCAGGAAGCGCGGATGTGCGTAGACACACCTGTCGCTGTTGTCGGCGGCGGCAACTCCGCCGGACAGGCCGCACTATTTTTTGCCCGCACGTCCTCCCGTGTGCACCTTGTGGTGCGCGCCGCGGACTGA
- a CDS encoding NUDIX hydrolase produces the protein MAGKSAPEGYEASSYPPFAVTTDIVIMTIRDGALRVLLVERKKDPYAGSWAIPGGFVEIDEDTHTAALRELAEETGVDAEDFHLEQLATYSAPDRDPRMRVVSVAHLAFAPNLPDATAGSDAASTRWWSVDDLLSDPDAPTLAFDHEEILRDALERVRAKLEYTTLAARFVAEPFTIAELRAVYGAVWGVMPERANFTRKVLATDGFVVPDGATGEASRSGGPRPTLYRRGEATALQPALLRPRSRAEVEPERDALDN, from the coding sequence ATGGCAGGCAAGAGCGCGCCCGAGGGCTACGAGGCCTCGAGCTACCCGCCGTTCGCGGTGACCACCGACATCGTGATCATGACGATCCGCGACGGGGCCCTGCGGGTGCTGCTCGTCGAGCGCAAGAAGGATCCCTACGCCGGGTCGTGGGCCATCCCGGGCGGATTCGTCGAGATCGACGAGGACACCCATACCGCCGCGCTGCGCGAGCTCGCCGAGGAGACGGGCGTGGACGCCGAGGACTTCCACCTCGAGCAGCTCGCGACCTACTCCGCGCCCGACCGCGACCCGCGCATGCGCGTCGTCTCGGTCGCCCATCTCGCCTTCGCCCCGAACCTGCCCGACGCCACCGCCGGCTCCGACGCCGCCTCGACCCGCTGGTGGAGCGTCGACGACCTGCTGTCGGACCCCGACGCGCCGACCCTCGCGTTCGACCACGAGGAGATCCTGCGCGACGCCCTCGAGCGGGTGCGCGCCAAGCTCGAGTACACGACGCTCGCCGCGCGCTTCGTCGCCGAGCCGTTCACGATCGCGGAGCTGCGTGCCGTGTACGGCGCCGTGTGGGGCGTCATGCCCGAGCGCGCGAACTTCACCCGCAAGGTGCTCGCGACCGACGGCTTCGTCGTGCCCGACGGCGCGACCGGCGAGGCCTCGCGCTCGGGAGGGCCCCGGCCCACGCTGTACCGGCGCGGCGAGGCGACCGCTCTGCAGCCGGCGCTCCTGCGCCCCCGCAGCCGGGCCGAGGTCGAGCCGGAGCGCGACGCGCTCGACAACTGA
- a CDS encoding IS3 family transposase (programmed frameshift): MAAPRKYPDELRERATRMAVQSRRDPSTRSGTFRRVGEQLGINPETLRNWVVQAEVDEGHRPGTTTSESQRLVELEKEVRELRRANSILRSASAFFRGGARPPTALIVEYIDQYRHEFGVEPICRTLTAAGTQIAPSTYYAFKTRPPSKRALRDEELLVEIHRVHAANFGVYGAKKVHAQLRREGVVIARCTVERLMRGAGLRGVSRAKGPRTTISGRGPDNRPDLVERDFTATAPNQLWVADITYCRTFAGWVYAAFVIDVFSRRVVGWQLSKSLRTDLALDALEMGIWTRDHAGQAVSGLTHHSDKGVQYVAIRYTERLAEAGAADSVGSTGDSYDNALAEAFNSLFKAELVRNRGPWKNIDDLEIATAEYIDWFNHRRLHGEIGMIPPVELEDTYHHNHPAPAPADAALASL, encoded by the exons ATGGCAGCACCGAGGAAGTACCCCGACGAGCTTCGGGAGAGAGCCACGAGGATGGCAGTTCAGTCACGGCGCGATCCATCGACGAGGTCGGGAACGTTTCGCCGTGTGGGCGAGCAGCTCGGGATCAATCCTGAGACTCTGAGGAACTGGGTCGTGCAGGCCGAGGTTGACGAGGGGCACCGTCCCGGGACCACGACCAGCGAGTCCCAGCGCCTGGTCGAGCTGGAGAAGGAAGTGCGTGAGCTGCGCAGGGCGAACTCGATCCTGAGGTCAGCCTCGGCTTTTT TTCGCGGCGGAGCTCGACCGCCCACAGCGTTGATCGTGGAGTACATCGACCAGTACAGGCATGAGTTCGGCGTCGAGCCGATCTGTCGAACGCTGACCGCAGCGGGCACGCAGATCGCGCCGAGCACGTACTACGCGTTCAAGACCCGCCCACCCTCGAAGCGAGCACTACGCGACGAGGAACTGCTGGTCGAGATCCACCGCGTCCATGCGGCGAACTTCGGCGTCTACGGGGCGAAGAAGGTCCACGCCCAGCTGCGCCGCGAGGGCGTCGTCATCGCGCGTTGCACGGTCGAGCGGCTCATGCGCGGCGCGGGGTTGCGAGGGGTCAGCCGGGCCAAGGGCCCGCGCACCACGATCTCCGGTCGTGGCCCGGATAATCGTCCTGACCTGGTCGAACGTGACTTCACCGCGACCGCTCCGAACCAGTTGTGGGTCGCGGACATCACCTACTGCCGCACCTTCGCCGGCTGGGTGTATGCCGCGTTCGTCATCGATGTGTTCTCCCGCCGCGTGGTCGGCTGGCAGCTGTCGAAGTCGCTGCGGACGGACCTCGCGTTGGACGCGCTCGAGATGGGCATCTGGACCCGCGATCACGCAGGCCAGGCCGTCTCCGGGCTCACGCACCACAGCGATAAGGGCGTTCAGTACGTCGCCATCCGCTACACCGAGCGTCTTGCTGAGGCCGGCGCGGCCGACTCGGTCGGCTCCACCGGCGACTCGTATGACAATGCCCTGGCCGAGGCCTTCAACTCGCTGTTCAAGGCTGAACTGGTCCGCAACCGCGGGCCCTGGAAGAACATCGACGACCTCGAGATCGCGACCGCGGAATACATCGACTGGTTCAATCACCGGCGACTTCACGGCGAGATCGGCATGATCCCGCCCGTCGAGCTCGAGGACACCTACCATCACAACCACCCCGCACCGGCACCCGCCGACGCGGCACTTGCGAGCCTCTAA
- a CDS encoding IS3 family transposase (programmed frameshift), producing the protein MPKKFSPELRDRAVRMVYERQAREGGPRAESIRAIAPQLGVGLETLRIWCNRYGPTEPVTGSGESLEEENRRLRRELAESRRANEILKAASGFFRRGTRPPHDEMIRFIDEHRDQFGVEAICRALSATECGFITSRGYRAAKTRPASARALRDEVLLPEIRRIHAENYSVYGVRKMHHAMRRAGWDVGRDQVARLMRGAGLQGVRRGRKPVTTYPTHVPDARPDLVERCFTAEQPNRLWVADITYVRILAGFCYVAFITDVCTRKIVGWAVAATLHTDGLPLLALEHALLTSGAVRCQSGLIHHSDRGAHYVSLAYSDALITAGVTASVGSVGDSYDNALAETVNGLFKAELIHSQRIWESTQAVEIATMGWVHWWNTERLHEALGYRTPAEVEASYTHPTTTAPATV; encoded by the exons ATGCCCAAGAAGTTCAGTCCCGAGCTGCGTGACCGCGCCGTGCGGATGGTCTACGAGCGCCAGGCCCGCGAGGGAGGCCCGCGCGCAGAGTCGATCCGGGCCATCGCACCCCAACTCGGTGTCGGCCTGGAGACCCTGCGGATCTGGTGCAACCGCTACGGCCCCACCGAACCAGTCACCGGCAGCGGCGAGTCACTCGAGGAGGAGAACCGGCGTTTGCGCCGTGAACTGGCTGAATCCCGCCGTGCCAACGAGATCCTCAAAGCGGCCTCGG GCTTTTTTCGCCGCGGAACTCGACCGCCCCACGACGAGATGATCCGGTTCATCGATGAGCACCGTGATCAGTTCGGGGTCGAGGCCATCTGCCGCGCGCTCAGCGCGACAGAGTGTGGGTTCATCACCTCCCGCGGCTACCGGGCCGCCAAGACGCGCCCAGCCTCGGCCAGGGCGCTGCGGGATGAGGTTCTCCTGCCGGAGATCCGGCGCATCCATGCCGAGAACTACAGCGTCTACGGGGTGCGGAAGATGCATCACGCGATGCGGCGCGCTGGCTGGGATGTGGGCCGTGACCAGGTCGCCCGGCTCATGCGAGGAGCTGGCCTTCAGGGGGTACGGCGTGGCCGGAAGCCGGTCACCACATACCCCACTCACGTGCCCGATGCCCGCCCGGATCTGGTCGAGCGGTGCTTTACTGCAGAGCAGCCGAACCGCCTGTGGGTCGCTGACATCACCTACGTGCGGATCCTCGCCGGATTCTGCTACGTCGCGTTCATCACCGACGTATGCACTCGCAAGATCGTCGGATGGGCGGTCGCTGCGACCCTCCATACCGACGGCCTGCCCCTGCTGGCGCTGGAGCACGCACTGCTGACCAGTGGTGCCGTGCGCTGCCAGAGCGGACTGATCCATCACAGCGACCGCGGGGCCCACTATGTTTCGTTGGCCTACTCCGATGCGCTGATCACCGCCGGGGTCACCGCCTCAGTCGGCTCCGTCGGAGACTCCTACGACAACGCCCTGGCCGAGACCGTGAACGGCCTGTTCAAGGCCGAGCTGATCCACTCCCAGCGGATCTGGGAGTCCACCCAGGCGGTCGAGATCGCCACCATGGGCTGGGTCCACTGGTGGAACACCGAGCGTCTGCACGAAGCGCTCGGCTACCGCACCCCCGCGGAAGTCGAAGCGTCCTACACTCACCCCACGACGACCGCGCCCGCGACCGTCTAA
- a CDS encoding isochorismatase family protein — translation MSTTTPTPAAPRLLVIVDVQNDFCEGGALGVDGGFAVADSIAAYARREAGAYAALAVSQDHHRGDIDNGGHFSATPDFVDSWPPHCVAGTPGEELAPAIGALLEELGPRTSSAAPLVLRVRKGYGMPAYSALEGGVGDGDRARPFTDVVREGGFASADVVGLALGYCVAATARDLASQGLAVRILRDLTAPVHADGADALCEELAEAGITITTSEKE, via the coding sequence ATGAGCACCACGACCCCGACGCCGGCGGCCCCGCGGCTGCTCGTGATCGTCGACGTCCAGAACGACTTCTGCGAGGGCGGCGCCCTCGGCGTCGACGGCGGCTTCGCGGTGGCCGACAGCATCGCCGCGTACGCCCGGCGCGAGGCCGGCGCCTATGCGGCGCTCGCCGTCTCCCAGGACCATCACCGCGGCGACATCGACAACGGCGGCCACTTCTCCGCGACCCCGGACTTCGTCGACTCGTGGCCGCCGCACTGCGTCGCCGGCACGCCGGGGGAGGAGCTCGCTCCCGCCATCGGCGCCCTGCTCGAGGAGCTCGGCCCCCGCACCTCCTCCGCCGCCCCGCTCGTGCTGCGCGTGCGCAAGGGCTACGGCATGCCCGCCTACAGCGCCCTCGAGGGAGGCGTCGGCGACGGCGACCGGGCACGCCCCTTCACGGACGTCGTGCGCGAGGGCGGCTTCGCGAGCGCCGACGTGGTCGGGCTCGCCCTGGGCTACTGCGTCGCGGCGACCGCACGCGACCTCGCCTCCCAGGGCCTGGCCGTGCGCATCCTGCGGGACCTCACCGCTCCGGTGCACGCCGACGGGGCCGACGCCCTGTGCGAGGAGCTCGCCGAGGCAGGCATCACGATCACGACCAGCGAGAAGGAGTGA
- a CDS encoding zinc ribbon domain-containing protein, with translation MLGTHRSAADATQVHEHYLKGTVFCGQCGSRLIVCNAKSSQGTIYPYFVCASRHGGRGDCTRQAMLIEQVERLIERFYAKVQIDPETIEAVSAMIHARFDEMMAEGAAELADLASRRAQLGGEQQKLLQAHYAGAIPLDLLKREQDRITASLETIEYRITAHHGHYADARENLEDSLSLLSNAADIYERADDPNRRLLNQALFKTIYIDEDNDVRVGYHNPYDGLSIPGLHADALSWAAKAKKMGQTDPATKGGPLVASSHLTRLG, from the coding sequence GTGCTCGGCACACACCGCTCGGCCGCGGACGCAACGCAGGTGCACGAGCACTACTTGAAGGGGACGGTGTTCTGCGGGCAGTGCGGCTCGCGACTGATCGTGTGTAACGCGAAGAGCAGCCAAGGCACGATCTACCCGTACTTCGTGTGCGCGAGCCGGCACGGCGGCAGGGGCGACTGCACCCGACAGGCGATGCTGATCGAGCAGGTGGAACGACTCATCGAACGCTTCTACGCCAAGGTGCAGATCGACCCAGAAACGATCGAGGCGGTCTCGGCGATGATTCACGCCCGGTTCGACGAAATGATGGCCGAAGGAGCCGCCGAACTCGCCGACCTCGCATCCCGGAGGGCACAGCTCGGAGGCGAGCAACAGAAGCTGCTCCAGGCTCACTACGCAGGGGCGATCCCGCTCGACCTGCTCAAGCGAGAGCAGGACCGGATCACCGCTTCATTGGAGACCATCGAGTACCGGATCACCGCGCACCACGGCCACTACGCCGACGCGAGAGAGAACCTCGAGGACTCACTGTCATTGCTGTCGAACGCCGCCGACATCTACGAACGCGCCGACGATCCGAATCGTCGCCTCCTCAACCAGGCGCTGTTCAAAACGATCTACATCGACGAGGACAACGACGTGCGGGTCGGCTACCACAACCCGTACGACGGGCTGAGCATCCCCGGCCTCCATGCCGACGCCCTGAGCTGGGCCGCCAAGGCAAAGAAAATGGGCCAGACTGACCCCGCGACCAAGGGCGGACCCTTGGTCGCGAGTTCACACCTGACCCGTTTGGGGTGA
- a CDS encoding UBP-type zinc finger domain-containing protein: protein MCRTCGKVGCCDSSPMRHARTHALTAGHPIVRSLELGENWSWCYVDEAYL, encoded by the coding sequence ATGTGCCGCACCTGCGGGAAGGTCGGGTGCTGCGACTCCTCCCCGATGCGGCACGCCCGCACGCATGCGCTCACGGCGGGGCACCCCATCGTGCGGTCGCTGGAGCTGGGGGAGAACTGGAGCTGGTGCTACGTGGACGAAGCGTACCTATGA
- a CDS encoding thiamine-binding protein — protein MIVAFSLQPTGTPSDPSVQRDLAPGSDAASVHDAVAAAVRVVRESGLPNRTSSMFTEIEGEWDEVMDVVKRATAAVAPYGTRVSLVLKADIRSGYEGQLDAKVERLETALGD, from the coding sequence ATGATCGTCGCCTTCTCCCTCCAGCCCACCGGCACTCCGTCCGACCCGTCCGTCCAGCGCGACCTCGCGCCGGGATCCGACGCCGCGAGCGTGCACGACGCCGTCGCCGCCGCGGTCCGCGTCGTGCGCGAGTCCGGCCTCCCCAACCGCACGAGCAGCATGTTCACGGAGATCGAGGGGGAGTGGGACGAGGTGATGGACGTCGTCAAGCGCGCCACCGCCGCCGTCGCCCCCTACGGCACCCGGGTGTCCCTCGTGCTCAAGGCCGACATCCGCTCCGGCTACGAGGGCCAGCTGGACGCGAAGGTCGAGCGCCTCGAGACCGCCCTCGGCGACTGA